Part of the Strix uralensis isolate ZFMK-TIS-50842 chromosome 32, bStrUra1, whole genome shotgun sequence genome is shown below.
TGGCCAATTTACTGAATGAACAACACCGGACAGTGAAGGAACAACTTGAGCAGTTGAGAATGAAAAAGTCCTCGATCAAGCCACCACAAGAGATAGAAAAATCAAAACCTCAGAATGAGAAGCCTCTCCAGAGCCTTGTTCTGGACAGTATGCAAAGAAAGAGGCTCCAGCAGCAAATGCAGCAGGTAATAAAATGTTATCTGGTCTGACCTAATGAATATTTGCTGTGTACTGCGGGGGGCAGGGAAAGCCCATGGTACAGCAAGTGCTTTGGAGttctttcttaaagaaattaattgaaaaagcTACATTTGAGGCTGGAGCTTTAATAGGTGATGTGTACATGCCTGATTCCAGTTGAATTGAATGTGCAAAGTAGAGCTGACTTAGTATCTGTATGGTTCTCCTGTGAGATAGCTGCCTTGGCCATGTTTGAATTCTGACCGTAATCTGTCAAAATCCTCCATTTTCACCaacttctttattattttctaagaACATTATTCTTGAtgtagtttggattttttttttcctcttcccaccACGCAAAACTGTGTAGAAATTCAGTTTGAACATTTAAAAAGCTGTCAGCAGCATAGATGAGAAGCTGTACTTAAGAAAATTTTTTCCATGTCCATACAAAATTCAAGAGGACTTCTCAAAATTTGAAAGTTCCTGTCAACTCGATTTCGTGAGGACAAAGTGCACTGGTTTTGTGTGAAGTTGATACAAGTCCTGCTGAGTAGTCGTTTCTTACTCTGCATCCACCATACGGTGTCATGCTTTGGTCTGTGGCAGCGAGGAGGGACACAGACCTCTCAAACACAAGCTGAAGGAATACATCTTGCATTAGACGTGTAGAGTACGTGACTTCAATTTTTCAGCTGCAAAGCAAGATGTAtggtgtttgtgtgcatgtgggGAGTTCCAGTAGCTGAAGTCattgtttcttcagaaacaatAAAGTCATTGTTTCTGAAGTGtttagttaggaaaaaaaataccctttcTGTATTGATCATTATGGTATGAGACTTTGGCACAAAAGCTGGGAAACTGCCCTAAGACTTAAACAGATGATGTGTTCAAAGTCTGTGTAATAAACTTCCTGCCAGTGGATATTAAAGTTTTCTCTCAGTTTTCTATTGcttaaaaggtttttttgtaGTCAGAATGTGATTGTTGGGGTGCTCAGGAGATATTTCTTGTGCCTCTATACTTATGCTTTCCAGTTTCTTGGATTTCTGATAGACTGAAAAAACCCATTTGTCTGATTTTATTCTTCAAGCATGTTCAGCTTCTGACTCAAATCCATCTTCTCGCAAGTTCCAACCCTGCTCTAAGTTCAGAGGCCAGTACTACCAGGATGTTTTTGGTAAGGACATGTCTAAAATCAGAGCTACATGAATTTTAATGATTGCTGGTCACTGGAGATATTTAGAGAGCTTTATTTAATTGATCCTATCAAATTCAGAGAGACTACCACGCAATAAAGGAACAGTGTTGTCAGCCTACTATGAACATGCTCAGTACTTGGAGAAATCATTCACGCTGTGCTGACTGATAACTGCTTTGAATTGGCAtgcctttgtatttttttgttgttttcttggaaatactgatagttaaaaaaaaatacggCTTCTGTAATTAGTAAACATTCTGTGACCTTGAAAGTTGCTGGAAAGTGGGGGAATTAAAAACCACCAATTGGTCTGATTGTTCCTAGATTTGTAATGCTGAAAAAGAAGACCTGCAACAGTCTGCTTCTTTTATGCCTGTCACTTCACTAGCTTTTATTTGTTTGCATTATTGCATTACATGTATTTGTTCTTTACCTTCcagtcttttatctttttctgtgtttgaccTTGCAGAGCGAGCTCGGGAACTTTGCTCGAAGCTCTACGCTCCTTCGTCAGTCCTTCAGTCCCAAGTTTCAAACAATGTTCCAGCCATGTAACTTGAAGGGAGCACTGCAGCTCATTGAGGATTTTCATGCCCAAGTCCAGGTTGACTGGAGCCCTCGCAAAGCTGTGAAGAAGAGTGGTATGGGTCTGAAGGGATTTTCTGAAGCAGTATGGATTTGAAGGGTGGGAAAGCATTGACAGGGGGAGTTACTTCATGCTATGCACCCTCTAGATGAGCTATGGTTCAGACTGCTCTTtggaattttttaaattttgtgaggTATTTTTAGATAAAACCATTCACTTTATTGACTGCCTTTTTGCTGCTTAAATTTGCAGTGCAGTAAAGCATCTTACATGAGCTGTTGACTTCTGTTTGACATCATAATCCTGCCATTTATTGTTCTGCAGACGACGTTTGGAGCTGCAGAAGTCCATCAAGGAACTATGAAACTGGAAATAATTGTTCCAAATGTGTTGGTTAACACTCATCAAGGAAATATTCCCCTCATTAGAGTgttttagtgaaagaaaaaaagctccaaACTGTCAGTTTCAAATATTTGGTTTGTGATTTTTCTACTACCTGGAGAGTGACTCACTTGAAGTAAACAGagctttttaaatttgttttttcattgtagaacaaaagaaaagatgaagggGGAAAGTAATTTTAACTTTTGCTGATGTAAACTTAAGGGCAAAAACTAGGAAATATGCAAATTCTAAAAATGAGGGAGAAAGTCTCTTTTTGCatgaaagaagtaaaagaaaCGGCATTTTCAAGAAGTTGGTTGTGAAAAACATCATTTTCCGTGTATACCTCTATCCgtatctgttcatttttttcacaGCCAATGAATTTCCATGTTTGCCAAAGCAAGTGGCTTGGATTTTGGCAACAAGGAGAGTCTTCATGTATCCAGAGTTACTGCCAATATGTTCCTTGAAAGCAAACCCTCCCCGGGACAAGATTATCTTCACCAAGGCAGAGGACAAGTAGGTGCTTGGAATCATTGAATAAAACACCTACAAATGAGGCTTCTTTGTTAAGGAGGATTCCTGGGATGTAGACTCTCGGGATATCTGTGTATTGTGCAACTGCACATCCAAATAGCGATCTGCCATACTGtctaaaagactttttttttttcttttcccctccttccttccttttcagttTATTAGCTTTAGGTTTGAAACATTTTGAAGGGACGGAGTTTCCAAAGCCCTTGATCAGCAAGTATCTCTTGCCAACAAAAACTGCCCACCAGCTTACAGTACGAATCAAGAATCTCAATATGAATCGAGCCCCTGATAATATCATCAGAGTAAGTGATGTGTTCAGAGCATGGTTTGGtatttttcagatctgtgtgtctGGTTGGGTTGTTACACAAGAAGAGATGTGCTGTTTGCTCCACGGACCTTTCCGTTTATACGCTGAtgctttcttaaaagaaaatgtcatccTTTTATTAGCAATGAGGATTTCTTCAAAAAGATCTTATCCTCTGTACTTTGCAAGTACTTACATTACTCTCTTGACTCTTTAGAGCCCAGCACTTGCAGACAGTCCGAGTACAAATGTGGCTTCGGTAATCCTGGCAAATTCATACATACGAACTTTTGAGTAGCAAAGCTCAAACCAAAGTGCTGTCTGCAGTCAGGCTGAAGGTCCAGCTGGCCAAATATCCTGTCCCCTAAGCTAATGGCCACTGCTGAAGAGAGATTAAGAACCAGAAACACTTAAGTATGCCTGCACATCTGCTAGAACTTCAgcctttattattcttttttactgtttctgtggGTAGTACCTTATAAAAGTAGTAGTGATGAGAATCGCTCTGTTcacgtgaacacttctgcagaGCACAGTCCTTATCCTACATCCTAGCAGGTATTGAACAGGTGATCTGACCGCAGTCATCTTGCGTTCTCTCCTGTCTCCACAACAGTActataaaaagacaaaacagttgCCCATTCTGTTCAAGTGCTGTGAGGAAATCCAGCCGAATGAGTGGAAGCCACCTGTGGAGAGAGAAGAACATCGCCTGCCATTTTGGCTAAAGGTAGTTGCTGCTCTTCTTCATCCAGTATatgaggttttttgttgtttgcttggtttcttttgggtttttttttgtttgggttttttttccttcctttttctgtccAGCCTAGGTCCAGAGCGAGTTCTTTCATTAGCCTACAGCTCTGAAGTCAAAAGGCAGTCTGATTGTATTGCATGGGAGCCTGTGTTGTCCTGGCTCTAGCTAGTAATCGTAGCAAGAGCAGTAGTATGTAGCAACCTGAAGTATTACACGCTACTCTTGGTGTTTCTCTGCCCAGCTGCAGTACAGGATTGAAGTTATCGTGGGCATAGTGCTTGTTGTCACATCCTTGTTTTACTACGGGGTGTATTTCTAATGTCTAGTTTGAGATGTTGATTTTGTTATTTAGCTTTGTTAATTTGTTAATCAAGAGAGCTTGACCCTCACTTTAGGGTTAGCAGTGTTGCCATCTTTTCCGCTGTATTACAGCCATGAGAGAGGGTGTGTTCTTCCCCCCTTAAAACTTCACCTtctgagaggaaagaagaaagctgGGGGCTTGGGTTGGGGTTTTTCAAGGTTATCTTCACCTGCAGCGTGGCTGTTATTTTTGTTATACCGAAATGTCTCGTGGTTCATAAGGATTCTTTCTCTGAGACTCTTTGCACGAGGCATAGTGACCGTGCCTGCGGGTTGGTCTGAGGAAAGAATCAGACTCAGATGCCATAAAATCCAGTTCTCTTAATCACTTGTATTTCATTGTTAGTGAAGCTTCCTTCCCACAAAATCTTGTATTTACTAAAGGAACCTTTATAAAGTAATTCAGCTCCGGTGTTTCTTTCAGGCTCTCAGATTCTTTTGAAGGCCTTGGAGTAAAACTCATGAATATAAAGTAATATACAATAAGTATAAAGTAATATAGAGTAGTATGAAGTAAATAAAAACTGCTTTACTTTTAGAAGCAAGTTACTGTCTGTCACCTTCTGTGGTGCTGTTTGAAGGTGGTAATAGAGGAGTAGCCTGTGGACGGGACTAATAAGCTCTTGTTCCCTTTAGGCCAGCTTGCCCTCCATTCAGGGGGAATTGAAGCAATTAGCAGAAGATGCCAGGGAGGTGCCAGGTTCACCTGATGCAGAATCTGTCTTTTTGGGGACAGGAAAGGAAACTTCAGACACAGAATATGATGAAAAATATCCTCTACTCATGCCAAAGGGACTAGTACTGACCCTGAAGCCTCTTGCCAATCGATTCTCTAGGAGGGCGTGGAGGAGGCAGAGGTCTTCGGCTCTGAAGCCTGTCCTCATTCGGCCGAGCCCTTGTCTGCAGCCCAGTGCCAACGCTATTAACATCCAGAAAACTGTGAAGCTGTCCCAGTCAGAAGCTCCTCCCAGCAAAGTTATGGTTCAGATTCCTCGGCTAATCCAGCCAGCTACAGTGATGCAGACGGTGCCAGGAGTGCAGCCTTTGAATGTTCCAGCAGTGGTGGGAAGTGGGGATGCCTTGGAATTCCAGAACGTGCTCTCCACTTCGCATTCAGACTCCAGACAAGCTTTCTCAGCTGCTGTACCACCAGCTCTAGTGTCCTCAAATCCAGTAACTTTTCAGCCAAAATTGATGTTGCCAGCTTTGGCCGGAGCAAAAATACGCAAACCTTGTGTTCGTAAGGGATACCAAAAGAAGAAGGGGACAAAATCCGCCCCACTGATAAAGACTTCACCTTTGATTCAGCCATCACCTGTCATCCTTACTGTACCTGCTACCACCGTGAAAGTGGTTAACATAGGCAATGGTTGCAATATGATTCAGCCCATAAATACAACAGTTGGTAGAGGCACTCAGGCAATTCCAGTTACAACCTTACTGGTAAATCCATCCACTTTCCCATGTCCCTTAAATCAGCCTCTAGTGACTTCTTCCATCCCTTCGTTGATAGTCTCTCCTAACCCGGTTGGTCTTTCTGCGTCATCTGTGGGTGAAAATGAAGAACAACAGCTGAATCTGGTTCCTTCCTGCCCTGctggaaacaacaaaaatacctACCCCACGGTGGAGCCCAAGGTCGAACCCCCAGAGTTGTACGTTTCATCCTCTGCTGTCTCCCCCAAGGAGGAGTGTAGTACAAATCCTGGCACTTCAGGTAATGGCAGTCAGGAAAATAAGGGTGATTGCTGTAGCTGGACAGTGGTAGAAGGAGACAAGAGCACTTCAGAGCCACTGTCTGTGGACCTTTTGCCTCATTTAGAAGATCCAGATGAAACGGTGAAAATTGAGCCTGAAGATTCAAATGATGCTACCAAGGAAGTAAATCCAGTACAGAAGAGGGATATTTTATGTGCTGAAGTGAAGGAGGAATTCATGCTGGATCTTGGCCAGGAGCTGAACGTGGAGGCTGCGTGTTCATGTTCAAATGACCCGAAAGAAGTTAAAAAGGAGCATACTTCGTGTGACGAGAAGGGAGAAGAACAACAACGGGCTTTGCAGTCATCTCCCCATGGGGAGCAGCAGATGGAGGCAGGTGTTGTTGCTGGACCCCCAGTAAGCAGTGAGTCTCCAAAGAATCTTTCTTATACAGCAGATGTTGAGGCAGAATTCAGTAGTCCACTAGGAAGACCAGAGGATTCGTCCAGTATAGATGGCCAGTCTGTTGGGACACCAGCTGGCCCTGAAgctggaggagagagagaaggacaagaagaggaggaagatgatgacTTTGATGATTTTACACAAGATGAGGATGAAGAAATGTCATCAGCCTCAGAAGAATCTATTCTTTCAGTGCCAGAACTTcaggtaaaagcaaacagaaCTTTAACAAACTCACATCAGTGTCCTGAAACACCCTGGTGGCGTCAGGGCAAATCACAATTGGAATCCAATTGGAAAGCTGGGCTGTTAGCTGTGTAATAATAGCGTGGTGTTGTGTTGTTTTACACAGAAATTGGACAATCTGAGATTTTAAATCCAAGCCAAAGGAATATCTTGCAAACATGCAGATTCAGTTTCTGCTGAGTTATAAGGACTTCCTCAACTGAGGCTGTCCTTTAATAAAAAGTACtttaagtgaaaattattttccaggtCACAATTCCAGCAAGCCTTTAAGAACTAAGATCATCATTAAGGAATTCTGTCTAGCTTAAGGGTTTTATAAGTGGCAGattctgaaatttaattttgcgCGTGATAAAATAAAATCGTCAGTTCTGATTGTTGTTGAATTCTGTCCCTTCAGTAGAATCCTCTAGTTGGTCAGATGTTGATCTGTGAAATTGGCTGTTAGAATTATGCTGGAGTGAGCTAGTTGCTGAATGGCATTAAAACAAAcactaaaagaaaacaatgtgatgttttgttgttgttgctttctAAGGAGACAATGGAAAAACTTACTTGGCTTGCAACAGAGAGACGTTTAAGCCAAGAAGGAGATTCTGAAGAGGAGAATTCCCAGGAAGAGAACTCTGagcctgaggaagaggaggaggaggagggggaaggaataGAGAGTTTACAGAAAGATGATGAAATATGTGGAGATGTATCAGAGGAACCTAAATCTGCCTTCACATTGACAAAGACGGCCCCACAGGTGGAAGCCCACAGAACGACAGCAGGTGAGTCCTGGGGGGGTTGTTTTGACACAGCACGGGGGGAAATAGAGCTGCTCTCTGCATTAAAAGCAGAACAGTGAGGAAACTGTATCTGGGTTTAATTTCACTTAGTGTATCTGAGCTTAGTGATGCTTTCCATCTGGAAATTAAATTTTGCAACAGAGTCACAGTTCTGTAAAGACAGCTCTTACCACAGAAGCCCTTCTGCACcgagggggtttttttagtccATGTGATGCGTTTATGCTTCAAAAATTTGCAGGCATAGGGTTTGTGGTTTGTGTCAGCTTTAGTAATCCTTGATCTCTTGCTACTCAGAATTTCCCAATGCCTGTGTGAGAACAATATTAAATAGTCAAATCTTTGCTAAATTGAATTTTATTATAAGGTCATGTTGGGGAAAAATAAGTGACACCAAATAATACCTTAACAGAATCTGACAAGTGGTAGATGAATCTGAGCGGTGAATTTCGAGGAGGTGGATTTCAGCCCTTTAGTCCAACAGATCCCTAATCTAAAGGCGTAAGAATGTCGATGTAGCAACTCTTAGCATACTATTTCATTCCCTGCTGTGTGACACCAGTTATTAATCTGTGATGTTAACTCTATTCGTGTAAATAATAAGCTAAAATAATAATCTGCAAGTGTTAAGAGCCAGCTCTGATGCTCGTATCTGTTACCCACTATGATGTCCTTTGCCCCTGGTATCAGTAGCTGTATCTGTTGTTTCGCAGTAGATTGCTGGCTGAGTAACAGCTAGGATGGGTTTGTTGCTGTatccagagatttttttccagtcagatgctataaaaataaacagcCAATTTAAAATAGGTTAGCCAGCCTGACTAGTGAAAAGTATATTGCTCCTACAGGAGAGCATAAACAGTAAACTCATCACTGACTCTATTTTCTATTGCAACGTCGATCTAGAACATATGAGGGATGTATGAGAAGTACCTGTACAACTTGCTTTGTGCTTCTTCACAGGAGAAAACATGAAAGCTCCTGGGAAGAGCAGGAGCTCCCACAGAACCAGAAATAAGAGGGGACGGGCTCGTGCTAGCAAAGATACATCTAAGCTGCTCCTCTTGTACGATGAAGACATCCTGGAGAGGGATCCCCTGCGGGAACAGAAGGATCTGGCATTTGCACAAGCCTATCTAACCAGGGTAAGCCAGAGCAGTCTGCAGCCCAGGAGTGGGAACATCATGAGTCCTCTACCACGGTTCATGCCTGAGCCACGTCACTGCCACTTCCAGCTGGGCATACTGGATCTGGTTGGGATGGAGTTCTCTTTCTTCATAGCACCCCGTATAGTGGTCCTTTacttactaaactgtctttatctcaaccgaTGAGTTTTCATGCTattgctctccctcttccctcccctgtccctccCGGGGGAGCTGGGGAGTgagtgaggggctggggggtgcttggctgctggctgcagTCAATCCATGCCACTGAGCCTCTTCTAATGTCACGGTCTTGGATTTGGTTCCCTTCTCTCTTGTGAGCAGTTCAGATTTATCTTTAAGACAGAGACCTGGCTGGCTCAAAACTGGAAGCACTGTGGAAATTCTGAGTAGCAAGAGATCAAGGATTACTAAATTAACTTGTTTTCTTCCTGGATGTTACGTAGTCCTGTAAAGGTCTGTTGCTCTTTCCAGGTGCGTGAAGCCTTGCAGCATGTTCCTGGAAAGTACGAAGACTTCCTTCGTGTTATCTATGAGTTTGAGATTAGCACGGACAAGCAAACAGCTGTGGATCTCTATTCCACTTTACAGAAACTGTTGCATGACTGGCCACAGTTACTCACCGattttgctgcctttcttttACCAGAACAAGCTCTGGAGTGTGGACTGGTAGGTAGAACGAAAGGAGGAGACCAGATTTTAAGCAGACAGTGTCAATGCTTGTGGGAGTGAAAGAATAAGGAATTCTTCATAGGGCAAGCAAGGTAGACAGCTGGTAAATCGTTTGCCTACCTTGCTGTTTTATTAATCAGAATTGAAAAGTCTAGTGTTTGTTTTAAGTCTCATCCTAAGTATTACTGTGGAGAATCAGCCTTTCCCAGTTACGTTGCAGAACCTGACTGCAGAGCCAACACTGCAGATACAGCAAGTGGAACAGTTCCCTTGTCTCACAAATCAGCCTTCCACTTTGTAAGGTAGAGGGTTTCACCTGCTACATTCTTGCTGGATTTTCCTATCTTGTGTGCATATGGTTGAAGCAAAACTTCACAGCTCACGTAAGTATTGATTATAGAAAgtcttgtttctcttcctccaccttctccCAGTTTTGCAGTGGATGTCAATACAAATGGAAAACGAATAGCAAGACAGGCATTCTGTAGCTTGCTTAAGCCAACTAGAAATATATTCTTGAACGTGAGGggtgaatctttttcttttggtcaGTTTGAAGAGCAGCAAGCGTTTGAAAAAAGCCGGAAGTTCCTCAGGCAGCTGGagatttgttttgctgaaaatcCTGCCCACCATCAAAAGATCATCAAagttctgcagagctgtgcagactGCCTGCCCCAGGAGATTGCAGAGGTAATCGGGCATCCAGGTCCCTCCTTTCTCTCAGAACCCCTGAGAATGCAGTTAGCTGGCCTGCTTCACTGCTCCTTGAGAGCACGAGAGTCGATCAAGTGTGATCTCCCTCTGTGGGGTGTGGTAGAGAGTTGAAGCTGCCTCTTCAAGAGGCTTTACAATTAACTGCCCTGTGCGTCTCCTCTCTTACCTCCACCGTGCTTTTATCACCTTGCAGGTGAAATTTTAGCTACAGGTCAGCCTAGAATTTTGGGGGGATATTTCTATGCTAATTTGATAGCTGGATGTGGAATGATCTCAAAACATTCATGAAGTAATACCAATGCAAGCATGAACTTCCATGCTGGAGGTCTGATACGCCTTGATGTTCCACTTGCTTTGAAAAATCCTCCTGAGAAGAATGTGACGACGTGGAAtgaaacacttattttttctggatttctctCTTTCAGCTGAAGACCCAAATGTGGCAACTGTTGAAGGGACATGACCACTTGCAGGATgagttctctgttttctttgatcACTTACGGCCCTCAGCCAGCCGCATGGGAGATTTTGAGGAGATCAACTGGACAGAAGAGAAGGAATATGAGGTGGGGCAATCTTCTCCCCAAGACcagaaaagataaaagcagagATACAAGACATGTTTGAACTTAAAGAATTCAAATTGAGGCTGCATTTCCAGAGAGAGGGAAGTAGCAGGGGGGGGATAGCTGTTGGTGGACTGAAGTAAACTtcttaaagttttaaaactttccaATTTTTTTAGAGCATTTATGTCTCTTCTAACATAATTGAACTTCTCATGTCCTGGAACTGAGCTCAGTATTGAGAAATTCTGGGGAAAATGAAGTTTGATCTGCCGAAGAGCGATCATGATAGAGCAGTtcttgtgtgtttctttttttgtagtTCGATGGGTTTGAAGAGGTGTCTCTGCCAGATGTAGAAGAGGAGGATGAACCACCCAAGATGCACACagcttcaaaaaataaaaaacggAAAGAGATCGGAGGCCACAACAATGACAAGGTGGGCCTGGGGTATCTCACTAATCCACATGTCTGGACTCTGAGCAAATGCATGCCCATGAGGGTAAATGTGTGTTCTCGAGAGACATGACAACAGCCTAAAAAGATGTGAAGAAAGGGGATTGAAACGTGTCCGTTGTGCTCTGCTTGCTAGCAGCATAATGGCTTTAGTCCTCCGGGTGT
Proteins encoded:
- the GON4L gene encoding GON-4-like protein isoform X8, whose amino-acid sequence is MAARRLRGGRAPRRFRFLRSERDGAAGPGRRCRAASRFPVFQVGAGMSLSVKMLPCKKRRAAVAGPPSPRERGGGEDGELPGTGGSSSAGAADGGSSAKPAPVARAGGSPSCGPAVWRGPGEASLKGGGKRPLTRAAPGSGQEAPGAKEACAAAPLPEGRRSPEAAAEGKTPKVCTEVEANSQRDPCLTENQPAVQESPGRSSLQLAVRNPAVLKPLKNTRAGEWPQQTDEENEDLGLFIPLEEQDGEDIERRRRRRKATKRKREGKTQEEEGSLSCDIKLDDTLDRTLEDGAKQHNLTVVNVRNILHEVITNEHVVAMMKAAISETEDIPLFEPKMTRSKLKEVVEKGVVIPTWNISPIKKANEVKPPQFVDIPLEEDDSSDEEYQPEDEDEDETAEESLLESDVESTASSPRGAKRSRTRRSSDEEGGTLCEMEKVTAPVVRHISAEVVPMGPPPPPKPKQNKDSTFMEKLHAVDEELASSPVCMDSYQSLEDSLIAFRTRSKRPLKDVPLGQLEAELRAPDITPDMYDPNTADDEEWKRWLGGLMNDDVENEDEADDDDDPEYNFLEDLDEPDTEDFRNDRAVRITKKEVNELMEELFETFQDEMGFSNMEDEGPEDEDNVTESRPNFNTPQALRFEEPLANLLNEQHRTVKEQLEQLRMKKSSIKPPQEIEKSKPQNEKPLQSLVLDSMQRKRLQQQMQQHVQLLTQIHLLASSNPALSSEASTTRMFLSELGNFARSSTLLRQSFSPKFQTMFQPCNLKGALQLIEDFHAQVQVDWSPRKAVKKSANEFPCLPKQVAWILATRRVFMYPELLPICSLKANPPRDKIIFTKAEDNLLALGLKHFEGTEFPKPLISKYLLPTKTAHQLTVRIKNLNMNRAPDNIIRYYKKTKQLPILFKCCEEIQPNEWKPPVEREEHRLPFWLKASLPSIQGELKQLAEDAREVPGSPDAESVFLGTGKETSDTEYDEKYPLLMPKGLVLTLKPLANRFSRRAWRRQRSSALKPVLIRPSPCLQPSANAINIQKTVKLSQSEAPPSKVMVQIPRLIQPATVMQTVPGVQPLNVPAVVGSGDALEFQNVLSTSHSDSRQAFSAAVPPALVSSNPVTFQPKLMLPALAGAKIRKPCVRKGYQKKKGTKSAPLIKTSPLIQPSPVILTVPATTVKVVNIGNGCNMIQPINTTVGRGTQAIPVTTLLVNPSTFPCPLNQPLVTSSIPSLIVSPNPVGLSASSVGENEEQQLNLVPSCPAGNNKNTYPTVEPKVEPPELYVSSSAVSPKEECSTNPGTSGNGSQENKGDCCSWTVVEGDKSTSEPLSVDLLPHLEDPDETVKIEPEDSNDATKEVNPVQKRDILCAEVKEEFMLDLGQELNVEAACSCSNDPKEVKKEHTSCDEKGEEQQRALQSSPHGEQQMEAGVVAGPPVSSESPKNLSYTADVEAEFSSPLGRPEDSSSIDGQSVGTPAGPEAGGEREGQEEEEDDDFDDFTQDEDEEMSSASEESILSVPELQETMEKLTWLATERRLSQEGDSEEENSQEENSEPEEEEEEEGEGIESLQKDDEICGDVSEEPKSAFTLTKTAPQVEAHRTTAGENMKAPGKSRSSHRTRNKRGRARASKDTSKLLLLYDEDILERDPLREQKDLAFAQAYLTRVCCSFQVREALQHVPGKNCCMTGHSYSPILLPFFYQNKLWSVDCLKSSKRLKKAGSSSGSWRFVLLKILPTIKRSSKFCRAVQTACPRRLQS
- the GON4L gene encoding GON-4-like protein isoform X4, translating into MAARRLRGGRAPRRFRFLRSERDGAAGPGRRCRAASRFPVFQVGAGMSLSVKMLPCKKRRAAVAGPPSPRERGGGEDGELPGTGGSSSAGAADGGSSAKPAPVARAGGSPSCGPAVWRGPGEASLKGGGKRPLTRAAPGSGQEAPGAKEACAAAPLPEGRRSPEAAAEGKTPKVCTEVEANSQRDPCLTENQPAVQESPGRSSLQLAVRNPAVLKPLKNTRAEEQDGEDIERRRRRRKATKRKREGKTQEEEGSLSCDIKLDDTLDRTLEDGAKQHNLTVVNVRNILHEVITNEHVVAMMKAAISETEDIPLFEPKMTRSKLKEVVEKGVVIPTWNISPIKKANEVKPPQFVDIPLEEDDSSDEEYQPEDEDEDETAEESLLESDVESTASSPRGAKRSRTRRSSDEEGGTLCEMEKVTAPVVRHISAEVVPMGPPPPPKPKQNKDSTFMEKLHAVDEELASSPVCMDSYQSLEDSLIAFRTRSKRPLKDVPLGQLEAELRAPDITPDMYDPNTADDEEWKRWLGGLMNDDVENEDEADDDDDPEYNFLEDLDEPDTEDFRNDRAVRITKKEVNELMEELFETFQDEMGFSNMEDEGPEDEDNVTESRPNFNTPQALRFEEPLANLLNEQHRTVKEQLEQLRMKKSSIKPPQEIEKSKPQNEKPLQSLVLDSMQRKRLQQQMQQHVQLLTQIHLLASSNPALSSEASTTRMFLSELGNFARSSTLLRQSFSPKFQTMFQPCNLKGALQLIEDFHAQVQVDWSPRKAVKKSANEFPCLPKQVAWILATRRVFMYPELLPICSLKANPPRDKIIFTKAEDNLLALGLKHFEGTEFPKPLISKYLLPTKTAHQLTVRIKNLNMNRAPDNIIRYYKKTKQLPILFKCCEEIQPNEWKPPVEREEHRLPFWLKASLPSIQGELKQLAEDAREVPGSPDAESVFLGTGKETSDTEYDEKYPLLMPKGLVLTLKPLANRFSRRAWRRQRSSALKPVLIRPSPCLQPSANAINIQKTVKLSQSEAPPSKVMVQIPRLIQPATVMQTVPGVQPLNVPAVVGSGDALEFQNVLSTSHSDSRQAFSAAVPPALVSSNPVTFQPKLMLPALAGAKIRKPCVRKGYQKKKGTKSAPLIKTSPLIQPSPVILTVPATTVKVVNIGNGCNMIQPINTTVGRGTQAIPVTTLLVNPSTFPCPLNQPLVTSSIPSLIVSPNPVGLSASSVGENEEQQLNLVPSCPAGNNKNTYPTVEPKVEPPELYVSSSAVSPKEECSTNPGTSGNGSQENKGDCCSWTVVEGDKSTSEPLSVDLLPHLEDPDETVKIEPEDSNDATKEVNPVQKRDILCAEVKEEFMLDLGQELNVEAACSCSNDPKEVKKEHTSCDEKGEEQQRALQSSPHGEQQMEAGVVAGPPVSSESPKNLSYTADVEAEFSSPLGRPEDSSSIDGQSVGTPAGPEAGGEREGQEEEEDDDFDDFTQDEDEEMSSASEESILSVPELQETMEKLTWLATERRLSQEGDSEEENSQEENSEPEEEEEEEGEGIESLQKDDEICGDVSEEPKSAFTLTKTAPQVEAHRTTAGENMKAPGKSRSSHRTRNKRGRARASKDTSKLLLLYDEDILERDPLREQKDLAFAQAYLTRVREALQHVPGKYEDFLRVIYEFEISTDKQTAVDLYSTLQKLLHDWPQLLTDFAAFLLPEQALECGLFEEQQAFEKSRKFLRQLEICFAENPAHHQKIIKVLQSCADCLPQEIAELKTQMWQLLKGHDHLQDEFSVFFDHLRPSASRMGDFEEINWTEEKEYEFDGFEEVSLPDVEEEDEPPKMHTASKNKKRKEIGGHNNDKEVEWVDGMKECSCSCHEGTSDLKLKKSKRRTCSHCSSKVCENKFYKNKDSHELTASLVQQESSPPPEGKDSGMSKEPAEESLDNRDEGEDVQSRTKTVSRKVDSLASGSQLEGKIVSGRHASSEKAALPDNQVQEAGVSVVNAAGDSDSSITGPRWTPLQKATLKLPQETKDCPCTVGSEGLNQHQGNAGASLGLSRDLLLSSRSATAKGLTGPSSSSAKSLCQTEGLRSDSSDKLTGFGHASKSGVKEFEGPPVSLEGRAEAKQGWITPGRKPAPGKSCSSQAPDNCILETDDTGCTGNFPESRLKSNENNCFQMHQHSEQLEYRVVTASLGQKEEEQQQQRVTEATVCAKNSKVSSTGEKVVLWTREADRVILTTCQEKGAHLETFHAISQKLGNKTASEVSHRFRELMRLFHTSCDGSSEDEEDATSTSNTDQLSDKDLLLSEEEPDD